In one window of Deltaproteobacteria bacterium DNA:
- the rimP gene encoding ribosome maturation factor RimP, producing the protein MKFDQLLQEVRQVVDPILQSQGMELVDLEYQRESPGWVLRIYIDREGGITVEDCTELSGELGAILEVRDLIANPYTLEVSSPGLTRPLKKPEDYNKYRNRLVKIKTFEPIEGQKNFKGVLQGLEDGKVHMQAEGRILEIPLRDIAKANLEIEF; encoded by the coding sequence GTGAAATTTGATCAACTTCTTCAAGAGGTGCGCCAGGTTGTCGACCCTATCCTTCAGTCCCAAGGTATGGAGTTGGTCGACCTGGAATATCAGAGGGAATCTCCGGGGTGGGTATTACGGATCTATATCGACCGCGAGGGAGGAATCACCGTGGAAGATTGCACCGAGTTAAGTGGTGAGCTCGGTGCGATCCTGGAGGTCCGGGACCTGATTGCTAACCCGTATACTTTGGAGGTATCCTCCCCCGGCCTCACTCGACCGCTAAAAAAGCCCGAAGATTATAATAAGTATCGAAACCGTCTGGTAAAAATCAAAACGTTTGAACCCATAGAAGGCCAGAAAAATTTCAAGGGCGTCCTCCAAGGCTTGGAGGATGGGAAGGTACACATGCAAGCGGAAGGACGAATCTTGGAGATTCCTCTCCGGGACATCGCCAAGGCCAACCTGGAAATCGAATTTTAG